One Phaseolus vulgaris cultivar G19833 chromosome 2, P. vulgaris v2.0, whole genome shotgun sequence DNA window includes the following coding sequences:
- the LOC137810681 gene encoding uncharacterized protein isoform X2, whose product MNGMECAAKGSGARCGGAATRLCARCEAVAYCSLAHQIAHWSRHKHECDRLQQQMKSVEVLNDFPFTFSREATFQEGRCSFLSHRGLHKVGMWMHECGCGASSASFDCLGLNNGWDLPSVLCPCGPNSLVLEQLHSWRDYYRWRSIPLDSPVALVLHWPLTIYHAAHLVGITAVKPEISEKLYIHYLGPEKELLQLVVFGELLALFPGVDIHIELVGPAIPPERDGEKIHISKYACCNEDECECKIAIKNTVLGTESGSSVTLQLWPGFYHDRYRDIVKDSSPHLIIAPNGGIAAYSSWLPSIELVEKIDVPAVFTDYCEEACHLAASCIKTISDRPLKLPVQLNPFRQPIAVEDSVLLLPCYSNCFLFGI is encoded by the exons ATGAACGGGATGGAGTGCGCGGCGAAAGGGAGCGGAGCACGGTGCGGCGGTGCCGCCACGCGTCTCTGCGCTCGCTGCGAAGCCGTCGCTTATTGCTCTCTCGCTCACCAG ATTGCACACTGGAGTCGTCACAAACACGAGTGTGATAGGTTGCAACAACAGATGAAGAGTGTTGAAGTACTCAACGATTTTCCCTTCACTTTCTCTCGCGAAGCCACGTTTCAG GAAGGTAGGTGTTCATTTTTGAGCCACAGAGGTCTTCATAAAGTGGGAATGTGGATGCATGAATGCGGTTGTGGGGCATCATCTGCTTCATTTGATTGTTTAGG gTTAAATAATGGTTGGGATCTCCCAAGTGTTTTATGTCCATGTG GGCCAAACTCTCTGGTATTAGAACAATTGCATAGTTGGAGAGACTACTATAGGTGGAGAAGCATCCCACTAGACTCGCCTGTTGCTTTGGTTCTTCATTGG CCGCTTACAATATATCATGCTGCTCATCTTGTTGGAATTACAGCCGTGAAACCTGAAATCAGTGAAAAGTTGTACATACATTACCTTG GACCCGAGAAAGAGCTGCTACAACTTGTTGTGTTTGGAGAATTACTGGCACTCTTCCCTGGTGTAGATATTCATATAGAACTTGTTGGACCTGCAATTCCTCCTGAAAG GGATGGCGAGAAAATTCACATTTCCAAGTATGCTTGTTGCAATGAAGATGAGTGTGAGtgcaaaatagcaattaaaaatACAGTTTTAGGAACAGAGTCTGGTTCATCAGTGACATTGCAGCTTTGGCCTGGATTCTATCATGACCGATATAGAGATATTGTTAAG GATTCCTCCCCTCACCTAATAATTGCTCCAAATGGAGGCATTGCTGCCTATTCCAGTTGGTTACCAAGTATT GAGTTAGTTGAAAAGATTGACGTCCCAGCTGTTTTTACTGATTATTGCGAGGAAGCATGTCATCTTGCAGCAAGTTGCATTAAGACTATATCTGACCGTCCTCTTAAATTGCCA GTTCAGTTAAATCCTTTCAGGCAGCCCATAGCCGTGGAAGACAGCGTGCTATTGCTTCCCTGCTACTCGAATTGCTTTCTTTTTGGGATCTAA
- the LOC137810681 gene encoding uncharacterized protein isoform X1, translating to MNGMECAAKGSGARCGGAATRLCARCEAVAYCSLAHQIAHWSRHKHECDRLQQQMKSVEVLNDFPFTFSREATFQVCVKQEGRCSFLSHRGLHKVGMWMHECGCGASSASFDCLGLNNGWDLPSVLCPCGPNSLVLEQLHSWRDYYRWRSIPLDSPVALVLHWPLTIYHAAHLVGITAVKPEISEKLYIHYLGPEKELLQLVVFGELLALFPGVDIHIELVGPAIPPERDGEKIHISKYACCNEDECECKIAIKNTVLGTESGSSVTLQLWPGFYHDRYRDIVKDSSPHLIIAPNGGIAAYSSWLPSIELVEKIDVPAVFTDYCEEACHLAASCIKTISDRPLKLPVQLNPFRQPIAVEDSVLLLPCYSNCFLFGI from the exons ATGAACGGGATGGAGTGCGCGGCGAAAGGGAGCGGAGCACGGTGCGGCGGTGCCGCCACGCGTCTCTGCGCTCGCTGCGAAGCCGTCGCTTATTGCTCTCTCGCTCACCAG ATTGCACACTGGAGTCGTCACAAACACGAGTGTGATAGGTTGCAACAACAGATGAAGAGTGTTGAAGTACTCAACGATTTTCCCTTCACTTTCTCTCGCGAAGCCACGTTTCAG GTTTGTGTGAAGCAGGAAGGTAGGTGTTCATTTTTGAGCCACAGAGGTCTTCATAAAGTGGGAATGTGGATGCATGAATGCGGTTGTGGGGCATCATCTGCTTCATTTGATTGTTTAGG gTTAAATAATGGTTGGGATCTCCCAAGTGTTTTATGTCCATGTG GGCCAAACTCTCTGGTATTAGAACAATTGCATAGTTGGAGAGACTACTATAGGTGGAGAAGCATCCCACTAGACTCGCCTGTTGCTTTGGTTCTTCATTGG CCGCTTACAATATATCATGCTGCTCATCTTGTTGGAATTACAGCCGTGAAACCTGAAATCAGTGAAAAGTTGTACATACATTACCTTG GACCCGAGAAAGAGCTGCTACAACTTGTTGTGTTTGGAGAATTACTGGCACTCTTCCCTGGTGTAGATATTCATATAGAACTTGTTGGACCTGCAATTCCTCCTGAAAG GGATGGCGAGAAAATTCACATTTCCAAGTATGCTTGTTGCAATGAAGATGAGTGTGAGtgcaaaatagcaattaaaaatACAGTTTTAGGAACAGAGTCTGGTTCATCAGTGACATTGCAGCTTTGGCCTGGATTCTATCATGACCGATATAGAGATATTGTTAAG GATTCCTCCCCTCACCTAATAATTGCTCCAAATGGAGGCATTGCTGCCTATTCCAGTTGGTTACCAAGTATT GAGTTAGTTGAAAAGATTGACGTCCCAGCTGTTTTTACTGATTATTGCGAGGAAGCATGTCATCTTGCAGCAAGTTGCATTAAGACTATATCTGACCGTCCTCTTAAATTGCCA GTTCAGTTAAATCCTTTCAGGCAGCCCATAGCCGTGGAAGACAGCGTGCTATTGCTTCCCTGCTACTCGAATTGCTTTCTTTTTGGGATCTAA